One window from the genome of Oreochromis niloticus isolate F11D_XX linkage group LG20, O_niloticus_UMD_NMBU, whole genome shotgun sequence encodes:
- the LOC109196123 gene encoding uncharacterized protein LOC109196123 produces MKQLYTVPFERNSEHVKQLRNQYVQRVMEIEGRRTHHIFIFVDEAGFNLAKARRRGRNVIGKRATVNVPGQRGANITMCAAISTDGLLLHRPLIGPYNTERLLVFLHDLYGRVVLGEERDAERRNQPTFIIVWDNVAFHHSRAVTEWFAAHPRMESLFLPPYSPFLNPIEEFFSSWRWKVYDHHPHDQMSLLDAMNAGCLEISAEDCQGWIRHARRFFPRCIALDDIRCDVDENLWPNGEDRVD; encoded by the exons ATGAAACAGTTGTACACTGTGCCTTTTGAGAGGAACTCTGAACATGTCAAGCAACTCAGGAACCAGTATGTCCAG AGAGTCATGGAGATTGAAGGCAGGCGAACACACCACATTTTCATCTTTGTGGATGAGGCAGGTTTCAACTTGGCCAAAGCACGGCGACGAGGGAGGAATGTGATTGGGAAGAGAGCCACAGTGAATGTCCCGGGCCAGAGGGGTGCCAACATCACAATGTGCGCAGCAATATCCACTGATGGACTGCTGTTACACAGACCACTAATTGGGCCATACAACACTGAACGGCTCCTTGTGTTCCTGCATGATCTCTATGGAAGGGTTGTGCTAGGTGAGGAAAGGGATGCGGAGAGAAGGAATCAGCCAACATTTATAATTGTATGGGACAATGTGGCATTTCATCACTCCCGTGCAGTCACCGAGTGGTTTGCAGCCCATCCCAGAATGGAGTCTCTTTTCCTCCCACCTTACTCTCCATTCCTCAACCCCATAGAGGAATTCTTTTCCTCATGGCGGTGGAAGGTTTACGACCATCATCCACATGATCAAATGTCCCTCCTGGATGCAATGAATGCTGGATGCCTGGAGATATCAGCAGAAGATTGCCAGGGATGGATCAGGCATGCCAGAAGATTCTTTCCTAGGTGTATTGCCCTAGATGACATAAGATGTGATGTGGATGAGAACCTGTGGCCAAATGGAGAAGACCGAGTAGATTAG